The window CATGTAAAAACAGGGATATTCAGTTCAGAATGAACGGATGGAGAAATGGATCTTTAGTTGTAATAGGCGCAAGGCCGGCTATGGGAAAAACGGCTTTTGTTCTTGACGAAGCATTGGGAATTGCTAAACAGGGTAATCCGGTAGCTTTTGTAAGCTTTGAAATGTCAGCGATAGAGCTCCAAGAAAGGCAGATGGCGAATGAACTTGAAATCAATGGAACTAAGTTCCGGGATCGTCAACTTTCAGACCAAGACTGGCAACGAATTTATCAGTGCTCAACGTTTGAAAATTTACCGCTTTACATAATAGAGGGAAAAACCGTCAATTTTGAGCTCAATAGGACAATTGCTAAGCTGAGACTTTTAAAGAAGGAGAAGGGGCTTAAAATGGTCATTTGGGACTATATTCAGCTTACCGAGGTAGCCGGATTAGAAAAAGGAAATAATAGAGAGCGAATTATCTCTACAATTTCACGAAAAATGAAACAGCTTGCCCAGGAATTAGATTTGCCGATTGTTGCGCTTTCTCAACTATCAAGATCTGTAGAACAGAGACCTGGAAAAAGACCTCAATTAGCAGACTTAAGAGAATCCGGAGCTATTGAACAGGACGCGGATGTAGTAGGTTTCCTTTTCCGTCCTGAATATTACAAAATTGATAAATGGGATAATGATCCGGAAGGTGCAGAAACTGGCACCAAAGGCCAAGTAGAATTAATGGTGGAGAAATTCAGAGGCGGTTCGGTTTTTACTGAAAGAATGAAATTCAGGGGAGACTATCAAAGATTTTATCCTATTGAGGAAGAGTTTGAATATAAAAATCCGGTTCCATTAGGAAATCTTTCAGATGCATTTGGCGCTCCGGCTAACGATAAAAAAATAATCCAAGATGAAGAATATCCATTCTAGAGAGCTGGATGAGTTTAAAAAGAACTACCAGCAACGAATAGAAAATTTAGCAAAGTCAAAAACAGAATGGATTAAGGACTTTGTTGAATCTCAAAAGCCAAAGAAGCCTGTTAAGACTGTGGGGGAAATGTATAAGGAGATAAAGCGAGATGAGT of the Chryseobacterium aureum genome contains:
- a CDS encoding replicative DNA helicase, with amino-acid sequence MEQINAKLPPSEVDFERLIIGTLLIDKKAIDVCIKRLGRNSDVFYDPRHFEIYSAVHKLKDSDVPIDMMTVIQELKRNDKLTIAGGDHYIINLTMGISSSAHLDYHVMAVWQSYLRRKLINICGNLIEESYSNSESTLDIFTKLQTKVFEIEEEIAAQQETPNAQDLFQQVIEQQKQNVIPGVPCKNRDIQFRMNGWRNGSLVVIGARPAMGKTAFVLDEALGIAKQGNPVAFVSFEMSAIELQERQMANELEINGTKFRDRQLSDQDWQRIYQCSTFENLPLYIIEGKTVNFELNRTIAKLRLLKKEKGLKMVIWDYIQLTEVAGLEKGNNRERIISTISRKMKQLAQELDLPIVALSQLSRSVEQRPGKRPQLADLRESGAIEQDADVVGFLFRPEYYKIDKWDNDPEGAETGTKGQVELMVEKFRGGSVFTERMKFRGDYQRFYPIEEEFEYKNPVPLGNLSDAFGAPANDKKIIQDEEYPF